The Enterococcus rotai genome includes a window with the following:
- a CDS encoding RidA family protein, producing MRSIHTDKAPKAIGPYVQGNIVNGLLFASGQVPLNPETGDVTGTTIEEQTQQVLKNIAAILAEVGSDFDHIVKTTCFLKDMNDFVAFNEVYATAFTNHLPARSAVEVARLPKDVLIEIEIIAMVNE from the coding sequence ATGAGATCGATCCACACGGATAAGGCACCAAAAGCAATCGGTCCTTATGTACAGGGGAACATTGTGAATGGGCTATTATTTGCTTCAGGTCAAGTCCCGTTAAATCCTGAGACTGGAGATGTTACTGGTACTACCATAGAAGAGCAAACGCAACAAGTTTTGAAAAATATCGCAGCCATTCTCGCAGAAGTAGGGAGTGACTTTGATCATATTGTTAAAACAACTTGCTTTTTAAAAGACATGAACGACTTTGTTGCGTTCAACGAAGTTTATGCTACAGCATTTACAAATCATTTACCAGCTAGGTCAGCTGTGGAAGTAGCCCGCTTACCTAAAGATGTTCTGATTGAGATAGAAATTATTGCAATGGTTAATGAATAA
- a CDS encoding citrate transporter codes for MKIPKKFLSGLLLSILFLFSFVPAFAQEIDAITAPTGIKAIIVIIPLIVVLVLLFMKVDMIIAGFVGGVLAMIIGGIGLEQANKQLLETIPMMLGITVPIINSAVAMAVFKSGGYSAALTLAKRGTKGKVEYVSAFIVVLLAAATYMSGIGGGSAMVIAPLAFVAVGVVPELIAAMSLAAAVSFTTSPASLESSIVSKLGDFSVAKYVSDMRPIWLVFCALAIILAFWGTKRRNLGFKENSEDEYASMSNKALFKLTLPAIFLLFAVIFGPVVNDLVGFALLTPLVYMIVTLALIYICSDFTLNQSVEAMVDGSTYILTRLFQVGIFLAFINIIAQTGTFAVIAGIASAAPTMIMVPVAILTGILIGVPAGAYVGSVLTLVLPVAVSLGFSSIELGLVAVGVGLGSQMSFVNITMQALSSGFQIPILDVVKGNVKWISIASLVLILIGFFI; via the coding sequence ATGAAAATACCTAAAAAATTTTTGAGCGGGTTGTTACTTTCCATACTATTTCTGTTTTCGTTCGTACCTGCTTTTGCACAAGAAATTGATGCAATCACAGCACCTACAGGAATCAAGGCTATAATCGTGATCATTCCCTTGATCGTAGTTTTAGTTTTATTGTTTATGAAGGTCGATATGATCATTGCAGGTTTTGTTGGTGGAGTTTTGGCAATGATCATTGGTGGAATTGGTTTAGAACAAGCCAATAAACAATTATTAGAAACAATTCCTATGATGTTAGGTATTACTGTCCCAATCATCAACTCAGCCGTTGCAATGGCCGTCTTTAAATCAGGCGGTTACTCAGCAGCACTGACACTGGCTAAACGAGGAACAAAGGGAAAAGTCGAATATGTTTCAGCATTTATTGTCGTTTTGTTAGCAGCAGCAACCTATATGTCTGGTATTGGCGGTGGTAGTGCTATGGTTATTGCACCACTGGCTTTTGTGGCAGTCGGAGTCGTTCCTGAACTAATTGCGGCAATGTCACTTGCTGCGGCGGTTTCGTTCACTACATCACCTGCATCTTTAGAATCAAGTATCGTTTCGAAGTTGGGTGACTTTAGTGTAGCTAAGTATGTTTCAGACATGCGCCCGATTTGGTTAGTGTTTTGTGCATTAGCTATTATTTTAGCTTTCTGGGGAACCAAACGTCGAAATTTGGGCTTTAAGGAAAATAGTGAGGATGAATATGCCTCAATGAGTAACAAAGCATTATTTAAATTGACTTTACCAGCAATCTTTTTATTGTTTGCGGTAATTTTTGGTCCTGTAGTCAATGATCTTGTTGGATTTGCTTTATTAACGCCTTTAGTTTATATGATAGTAACTTTAGCTTTGATTTATATCTGTTCAGATTTCACTTTAAATCAGTCTGTTGAAGCGATGGTGGATGGGTCAACCTATATTTTGACTCGATTATTCCAAGTAGGGATTTTTCTAGCATTTATTAATATTATTGCTCAAACAGGAACATTTGCGGTTATTGCCGGGATCGCTAGTGCCGCGCCGACCATGATCATGGTTCCAGTTGCAATTTTAACCGGGATTTTAATTGGTGTGCCAGCGGGTGCTTATGTAGGCTCCGTACTAACACTTGTATTACCAGTAGCTGTGTCCTTAGGTTTTTCTTCTATTGAACTTGGATTAGTTGCTGTTGGTGTTGGGTTAGGCAGTCAAATGAGTTTTGTTAATATTACGATGCAAGCCTTATCATCAGGATTCCAAATTCCAATTTTAGACGTTGTAAAAGGGAATGTAAAATGGATCAGTATAGCATCTCTCGTATTAATTCTGATTGGTTTCTTTATTTAG
- a CDS encoding FAD-dependent oxidoreductase: protein MKVIVLGSSHGGYEAVEELLNLHPDAQIQWYEKGDFISFLSCGMQLYLEGKVKDVNSVRYMTGEEMESRGVNVFSNTEITAIEPENHQVVVKDLLSGKERVEGYDKLIISPGAVPFELNVPGKELENIYLMRGRKWAIKLKAKTVDPEVKNVVVIGSGYIGIEAAESFAKAGKNVTVIDILDRPLGVYLDKEFTDVLTEEMEANNIKVVTNETVQSYKGEGQVKTVVTDKAEYAADLVVVAVGVRPNTDWLKDTLDLHPNGLIKTDEFMQTSAADVFAVGDATLIKYNPGETEVNIALATNARKQGRFAVKNLMKPVKPFPGIQGSSGLAVFDYKFASTGINEEMAKKLDMKTKSALVVEDYLMDFNPDKQKAWFKLVYDPETTQILGAQLMSKADLTANINAISLAIKAKMTLEDLAYADFFFQPSFDKPWNIINTAALVALKNEQ from the coding sequence ATGAAAGTTATTGTTTTAGGTTCATCGCACGGAGGCTACGAAGCAGTTGAGGAATTATTGAATTTACATCCAGATGCACAAATCCAATGGTACGAAAAAGGCGATTTTATTTCATTTTTATCCTGTGGTATGCAGCTTTATCTAGAAGGAAAAGTAAAAGATGTCAATTCAGTTCGCTATATGACTGGTGAAGAGATGGAGAGTAGAGGAGTCAACGTTTTTTCAAATACAGAAATTACTGCAATCGAACCTGAAAACCATCAAGTAGTGGTGAAAGATTTATTATCTGGAAAAGAACGCGTTGAAGGGTATGATAAACTAATCATCAGCCCAGGAGCAGTTCCATTTGAGTTAAATGTTCCAGGTAAAGAATTAGAAAATATTTATTTAATGCGTGGTAGAAAATGGGCAATCAAATTAAAAGCAAAAACCGTTGATCCAGAGGTTAAAAATGTGGTTGTGATCGGTAGTGGCTATATTGGTATCGAAGCTGCTGAATCCTTCGCAAAAGCTGGTAAAAATGTCACCGTTATCGATATTTTAGATCGACCATTAGGTGTCTATCTAGATAAAGAATTTACTGACGTATTGACTGAAGAGATGGAAGCTAATAATATCAAGGTTGTAACAAACGAAACGGTTCAAAGCTATAAAGGTGAAGGACAGGTTAAAACAGTTGTAACTGATAAAGCTGAATATGCTGCTGATTTAGTTGTTGTTGCAGTTGGTGTTCGTCCTAATACAGATTGGTTAAAAGATACGTTAGATTTGCACCCTAATGGTCTGATTAAAACGGATGAGTTCATGCAAACAAGTGCTGCTGATGTCTTTGCAGTTGGAGATGCAACATTGATCAAGTACAATCCTGGTGAAACAGAAGTCAATATTGCTTTAGCGACAAATGCAAGAAAACAAGGTCGTTTTGCTGTGAAAAACCTAATGAAACCAGTAAAACCATTTCCTGGTATTCAAGGATCTTCCGGTTTAGCTGTTTTTGATTACAAATTTGCTTCTACAGGAATCAATGAAGAAATGGCTAAAAAATTGGATATGAAAACAAAATCTGCCTTAGTGGTTGAAGATTATTTAATGGATTTCAATCCTGATAAACAAAAAGCTTGGTTCAAATTAGTATACGATCCTGAAACAACTCAAATTTTAGGTGCTCAGTTGATGTCAAAAGCTGATTTAACGGCTAATATCAATGCTATTTCCTTAGCAATCAAGGCTAAAATGACCCTTGAAGATTTGGCGTATGCTGACTTTTTCTTCCAACCTTCATTTGATAAGCCTTGGAATATCATCAATACAGCTGCTTTAGTGGCGTTAAAAAATGAACAATAA
- a CDS encoding adhesive domain-containing protein, translating into MLTSSLVIAPLTVPLSFYLPGGITAPAAILDAEILSNISSSNNSGTTTGARWAADGASKNVNFTISGSELIGGSVITSGTKQAVLTIPTALNGKVSPNGAAQIDTNITLTVADLTFLTGTLNAVNNLSNLLTDIVDGSLVNQKIDALNNLENLGSAQFTSNAVLSPDGTYIHADMDDGLGLVLAQNVSSLLQDLKAAVDALNATGSGIGSNVVAAAINTTLLPVKGTVETAINLALPLVGIGGAGVNQLADESVLGSTTINIPTTVISPTSLAQNLDARFVGTVVKADAIDVSLISTANGVSDIYYAGNAVVVAPPVVTSTTGTSATGYTVTGTATAGDTVSLRNLAGTELGTGVVDSNAGFSIELDAQEVEPLQQLNAVAIDDALNSSLPTLFTIPADPSANIKAPTISNVTGTSKSGYIVTGKATAGNLVKIRNAAGRVIGSTIATAAVGSSLGRTHLH; encoded by the coding sequence GTGTTGACAAGTAGTTTGGTTATTGCACCATTAACAGTTCCGCTGTCATTTTATTTACCAGGGGGAATTACTGCTCCTGCTGCAATTTTAGATGCAGAAATTTTATCCAACATTAGTAGTTCGAACAATAGTGGAACAACTACTGGAGCTCGTTGGGCTGCGGATGGTGCTTCGAAAAATGTTAATTTTACAATTTCTGGAAGTGAATTGATTGGCGGTTCAGTTATCACAAGCGGAACAAAACAAGCAGTTTTGACTATTCCAACTGCACTAAATGGCAAAGTTTCTCCAAATGGAGCAGCGCAAATTGATACAAATATCACATTGACCGTTGCTGATTTGACCTTCTTGACTGGAACGCTAAATGCAGTTAATAATCTATCAAACTTATTAACTGATATCGTTGATGGATCATTAGTTAATCAAAAAATCGATGCTTTAAATAATTTGGAAAATTTGGGGAGTGCTCAGTTTACCTCTAATGCAGTACTTTCTCCAGATGGTACTTATATTCATGCTGACATGGATGACGGACTAGGCTTAGTTTTGGCACAGAATGTCTCCTCTCTTTTACAAGATTTAAAAGCAGCCGTTGATGCTTTAAATGCGACAGGTAGCGGGATTGGCAGCAATGTAGTTGCAGCTGCAATCAATACTACGTTACTTCCAGTTAAAGGTACAGTTGAAACGGCTATTAATTTGGCTCTTCCTTTGGTGGGAATTGGCGGTGCTGGAGTCAATCAGTTGGCTGATGAATCAGTGTTAGGTAGTACGACCATCAATATTCCAACGACGGTTATTAGTCCAACAAGTTTAGCGCAAAATCTAGATGCACGTTTTGTTGGAACAGTTGTAAAAGCGGACGCAATTGATGTCAGTTTGATCAGCACGGCTAATGGAGTATCAGATATTTATTATGCTGGAAATGCAGTAGTAGTAGCACCGCCAGTAGTAACGAGTACAACTGGAACTTCAGCAACAGGTTACACGGTAACAGGTACAGCAACAGCAGGAGATACCGTTTCACTTAGAAATCTTGCCGGAACTGAACTTGGAACAGGAGTCGTTGATAGTAACGCCGGGTTCTCAATTGAGCTAGATGCTCAAGAGGTGGAACCATTACAACAATTAAATGCAGTAGCAATTGATGATGCACTTAATTCTAGTTTACCAACACTATTCACAATTCCAGCTGATCCTTCAGCAAATATTAAAGCACCAACTATCAGCAATGTGACTGGAACATCAAAATCAGGATACATTGTAACTGGTAAAGCAACTGCTGGAAACCTAGTCAAAATTCGTAATGCTGCTGGAAGAGTGATCGGATCGACCATTGCAACTGCAGCAGTAGGATCTTCCCTAGGCAGAACACATTTGCATTAG
- a CDS encoding GNAT family N-acetyltransferase, giving the protein MTINLEKMTLTDFDNYLSFAIKDYAQDKITAGTWNKEDAIQLATKSFNELLPDGKNTKNEYLYSIKDESLDKNVGFLWVHLNKTPYDSRFFIYDFIIFEEYRNMGYGKQTIARLSEKAKDMNVSQVDLHVFAHNKGAIHLYEQTGFVATDISMTKEIH; this is encoded by the coding sequence ATGACCATTAATTTAGAAAAAATGACACTTACAGATTTTGATAATTATCTCTCTTTTGCAATCAAAGACTATGCTCAAGATAAGATTACTGCAGGAACTTGGAATAAAGAGGATGCCATTCAACTAGCTACAAAAAGTTTTAACGAGCTTTTACCTGATGGAAAGAATACAAAAAATGAATATCTATATTCAATTAAAGACGAATCACTTGATAAAAATGTTGGTTTCTTATGGGTTCATTTAAATAAAACACCTTATGATTCAAGATTTTTTATTTATGACTTTATCATTTTTGAAGAGTATAGAAATATGGGCTATGGTAAACAAACGATTGCTCGTCTTAGTGAAAAAGCCAAAGATATGAACGTCTCTCAGGTTGACTTGCACGTGTTTGCTCATAATAAAGGTGCGATTCATTTGTATGAACAAACAGGGTTTGTAGCAACTGATATCAGCATGACAAAAGAGATCCATTAA
- a CDS encoding nucleoside deaminase: protein MTELIQKQWTKHSIFAAVINEKAEIISIGKTTVTEANDPTAHAEVNAIRQACQFLETDRLPSGYWLYSTFEPCPLCSAAAIWSGIDGIVYANDPRFKGELPDWSFIKCRTMLEQGAAIHQVELIENFMLDEIKDYFIRHIK from the coding sequence ATGACAGAGTTGATCCAAAAACAATGGACAAAACACTCCATCTTTGCGGCAGTCATCAATGAAAAAGCAGAGATCATTTCAATTGGTAAAACGACTGTTACAGAAGCAAATGATCCAACAGCTCATGCTGAAGTTAATGCAATTAGACAGGCCTGTCAGTTTTTAGAAACGGATCGTTTACCATCAGGCTATTGGTTATACTCAACCTTTGAACCTTGTCCTCTTTGTTCTGCAGCTGCTATTTGGAGTGGAATAGACGGGATCGTGTATGCTAATGATCCTAGATTCAAAGGTGAGCTTCCTGATTGGTCGTTTATAAAATGTCGAACTATGTTAGAGCAAGGAGCTGCCATTCATCAAGTTGAATTAATCGAAAATTTTATGCTAGATGAGATTAAAGACTACTTCATAAGGCATATAAAATAA
- a CDS encoding amidohydrolase family protein: protein MDILIKQARLSDGEALQDVGIKDGKIVAISEKLTDNAVTVIDAKGRVLIPGLVESHIHLDKALIADRKPNKSGTLQEAISVTAELKPTFTEEDIYQRAKRALEMIISHGVTAVRTHAEFDPAQGFSGFKTIMKLKEEYRDLIDMQIVAFPQEGIFKAPGTEKMMYEAMEMGADVVGGIPYNDAPADKHIDLVFEIAKKYDKDIDLHQDFSDEATDISIEYLCKKTIAENYHGRVSVGHLTALHALEPERLNEILSLMSEAQISVMALPATDLHLGARNDVYNVRRAVTPIRKLRDAGVNVCLATNNIRNAFTPYGNGDLMQIAMLAIPVGHLGGADDLPTVLPMITENPAKALGLDHYGVQVGNKADLVLLDTKVKADAIIDIPERNYVIKNGKITVEVKKEVTIFK from the coding sequence ATGGATATTTTAATTAAACAAGCGAGATTAAGTGATGGAGAAGCATTGCAAGATGTGGGGATCAAAGACGGTAAGATCGTTGCAATTTCAGAAAAATTAACGGATAACGCAGTCACTGTCATTGATGCAAAAGGCCGTGTTTTGATTCCTGGTTTGGTAGAAAGCCATATTCATTTGGATAAAGCTTTGATTGCTGATAGAAAACCAAATAAATCAGGAACTTTACAAGAAGCTATTAGTGTTACCGCAGAATTAAAGCCAACTTTTACCGAAGAAGATATTTACCAACGAGCAAAACGAGCGTTGGAAATGATCATTTCTCACGGTGTAACGGCCGTTAGAACACATGCGGAATTTGATCCAGCTCAAGGTTTTTCTGGCTTTAAAACCATTATGAAATTAAAAGAAGAATATCGTGATCTAATCGATATGCAAATTGTGGCATTCCCCCAAGAAGGGATTTTTAAAGCTCCTGGTACGGAAAAAATGATGTATGAAGCAATGGAAATGGGCGCAGATGTTGTCGGCGGGATTCCGTATAATGATGCTCCAGCGGATAAGCATATAGATTTAGTTTTTGAAATTGCTAAAAAATATGATAAAGACATTGATCTTCATCAAGATTTTAGTGATGAAGCAACAGATATTTCAATAGAATATCTATGTAAAAAAACGATAGCTGAAAACTATCATGGCAGAGTGTCAGTCGGGCATTTAACTGCTCTACATGCATTAGAACCAGAACGTTTAAATGAAATTTTATCATTAATGTCTGAAGCTCAAATCAGCGTGATGGCCTTGCCAGCAACAGATTTACATTTAGGAGCTAGAAACGATGTATACAATGTTCGCAGAGCTGTGACACCAATCAGAAAGCTTCGTGACGCTGGCGTCAATGTCTGTTTAGCGACTAATAATATTCGTAATGCGTTTACGCCTTATGGGAATGGTGATTTAATGCAAATTGCTATGTTAGCTATTCCGGTAGGTCATTTAGGCGGAGCAGATGATTTACCGACTGTTTTACCGATGATCACAGAAAATCCTGCTAAAGCTTTAGGTCTTGATCATTATGGCGTTCAAGTTGGCAATAAAGCTGACTTAGTCCTACTTGATACGAAGGTCAAAGCAGATGCTATTATTGATATTCCAGAGAGAAATTATGTTATTAAAAATGGAAAAATCACTGTCGAAGTAAAAAAAGAGGTCACCATCTTTAAATAA
- a CDS encoding Ig-like domain-containing protein produces MTATAENNLGDVSSATPFKTPADPTVFVATPIIDSVIGNSMTSYTVKGIATSGNDVVIENGGGEVLGSGEANDSGAFVIEIPIGFTQPKELLSAIAKDKEGNRSEPAKFKLPADSGDGNGNGNGTGNGSGNGSNLGNNGSSGLKNLSSSQKNLPNNGEIFSNWGVLGAFAFFTFKRTNKKEDE; encoded by the coding sequence TTGACAGCAACTGCTGAAAATAATCTTGGAGATGTGAGTTCTGCAACACCATTCAAGACACCAGCTGATCCAACTGTTTTCGTAGCAACGCCGATCATTGATAGTGTTATTGGAAATTCAATGACAAGTTATACGGTAAAAGGAATTGCGACATCAGGAAATGATGTAGTTATTGAAAATGGTGGCGGAGAAGTCTTAGGTAGTGGAGAAGCCAATGATTCAGGTGCATTTGTCATCGAAATCCCTATTGGTTTTACACAACCGAAAGAGTTACTTTCAGCGATTGCAAAAGATAAAGAGGGCAATCGAAGTGAACCAGCTAAATTCAAATTACCAGCTGACTCAGGTGATGGTAACGGAAATGGCAATGGAACAGGCAACGGTTCTGGTAATGGTAGTAACTTAGGCAATAATGGCAGCTCAGGCTTGAAAAACCTAAGTAGTTCACAAAAAAATCTTCCTAATAACGGTGAAATCTTTAGTAATTGGGGAGTGTTAGGTGCTTTTGCTTTCTTCACCTTCAAACGTACAAACAAAAAAGAAGATGAATAA
- a CDS encoding NADH oxidase: protein MKVVVVGCTHAGTAAVKSILTNHPNAEVTVYERNDNVSFLSCGIALYVGGVVKEADSLFYSSPEELASLGATVKMEHEVETIDVDHKTITAKDLNTGKVETKEYDKLVMTTGSWPIVPPIKGIDAENILLCKNFNQANVIIERAKDAKKVVVVGGGYIGIELVEAFVESGKDVTLIDGLDRILNKYLDKPFTDVLEKELVDRGVTLALGENVQEFQADASGHVNKVITPSQEFDADMVIMCVGFSPNTTLLKDKVDMLPNGAIVVDKFMRSSNPDILAAGDSAVVHYNPSNTTNYIPLATNAVRQGMLVGYNLTEEKLAYRGTQGTSGLYLFGWKIGSTGVTLESAKMNNLEVEATQFEDNYRPEFMPTTENVMMELVYEKGSNRIVGGQLMSKYDITQSANTLSLAVQNKMTVEDLALSDFFFQPHFDRPWNYLNLLAQAALKDIAKK from the coding sequence ATGAAAGTCGTAGTCGTAGGATGTACGCATGCAGGAACAGCTGCAGTCAAAAGTATTTTAACAAATCACCCAAACGCGGAGGTAACCGTTTATGAACGAAATGATAATGTATCATTTTTATCATGCGGTATCGCTCTATATGTTGGAGGAGTAGTGAAGGAGGCTGACAGTTTATTCTATTCAAGTCCTGAAGAACTAGCGTCACTAGGTGCTACAGTTAAAATGGAACATGAAGTCGAAACTATCGATGTTGATCATAAAACAATCACTGCAAAAGATTTGAACACAGGCAAAGTTGAAACAAAAGAATATGATAAATTAGTCATGACCACAGGTTCGTGGCCAATCGTTCCTCCAATCAAAGGAATCGATGCTGAAAACATTTTATTATGTAAAAACTTTAACCAAGCAAACGTAATTATCGAACGTGCAAAAGATGCGAAGAAAGTTGTCGTTGTTGGTGGAGGTTACATTGGTATCGAATTGGTAGAAGCTTTTGTAGAATCAGGTAAAGACGTTACTTTGATCGATGGTTTAGACCGTATTTTAAATAAATATCTGGACAAACCATTTACAGACGTTTTGGAAAAAGAACTTGTTGATCGTGGTGTTACTTTAGCTTTAGGTGAAAATGTTCAAGAATTCCAAGCGGATGCAAGCGGACATGTGAATAAAGTCATTACTCCTAGTCAAGAGTTTGATGCTGACATGGTGATTATGTGTGTTGGTTTCAGTCCGAACACAACATTGCTTAAAGATAAGGTAGACATGCTACCTAATGGTGCGATCGTAGTCGATAAATTTATGAGATCAAGCAATCCAGATATTCTTGCTGCTGGTGATAGTGCAGTTGTACACTATAACCCAAGCAATACAACAAATTATATTCCATTAGCAACAAATGCTGTTAGACAAGGAATGTTAGTTGGGTATAATTTAACAGAAGAAAAACTTGCTTATCGTGGGACACAAGGAACTTCTGGTTTATATTTATTCGGCTGGAAAATCGGCTCAACTGGTGTTACTCTAGAAAGTGCGAAAATGAACAACTTAGAGGTAGAAGCAACACAATTTGAAGATAACTATCGTCCAGAGTTCATGCCAACAACGGAAAACGTCATGATGGAATTAGTCTATGAAAAGGGCTCAAATCGTATTGTTGGAGGACAGTTAATGTCTAAATATGATATTACTCAATCAGCTAATACATTATCTTTGGCTGTGCAAAATAAAATGACGGTAGAAGATTTAGCTTTATCTGACTTCTTCTTCCAGCCCCATTTTGACCGCCCTTGGAACTACTTGAACTTATTAGCGCAAGCGGCATTAAAAGATATAGCTAAAAAATAA
- a CDS encoding YczE/YyaS/YitT family protein, which produces MEIRERALRSLYALIGVAILAFGAATLRIGQVGLDPYTAANIGIGNVLGLSLGVYQLMINFIILGIVFILGRSYIGIGTVINMVLTGFFIDFYTWIYTDFITIKINFFTQSLALVIGVLIFTFGASFYMSAKLGNAPYDAIAPIIVERTKFHYRSVRVSQDIFFVVLAFIFGGPVGIGTVINAFFTGPLIDFWNKKVSQPIIEKSIKSKVGS; this is translated from the coding sequence ATGGAAATAAGAGAACGAGCTCTGCGCTCTCTATATGCTTTGATTGGAGTGGCAATTTTAGCTTTTGGTGCAGCCACGTTACGGATTGGTCAAGTTGGCTTAGATCCGTATACTGCAGCGAATATTGGCATCGGGAATGTTCTAGGACTTTCTTTAGGTGTTTATCAATTGATGATCAACTTTATTATTTTAGGAATTGTTTTTATTCTTGGAAGAAGCTACATCGGTATCGGAACAGTTATTAATATGGTTCTTACGGGTTTTTTTATTGATTTTTACACGTGGATTTACACGGATTTTATCACCATTAAAATCAATTTTTTCACTCAAAGCTTGGCTCTTGTAATTGGTGTGTTGATTTTTACATTCGGCGCGTCGTTTTATATGTCAGCAAAGCTCGGGAATGCTCCTTATGATGCTATCGCCCCAATTATAGTTGAACGAACTAAATTTCACTATCGATCAGTTCGAGTGAGCCAAGACATCTTTTTCGTTGTGCTAGCTTTTATTTTTGGAGGGCCAGTTGGAATCGGTACAGTAATTAATGCTTTTTTTACTGGACCATTAATTGATTTTTGGAATAAAAAAGTGAGTCAGCCAATAATTGAAAAAAGTATAAAAAGCAAAGTGGGATCCTAA
- the metA gene encoding homoserine O-acetyltransferase MetA — MPIRVPKELPAIKVLEKEKIFVMDEDRAMHQDIRPLEILILNLMPKKDETEVQLLRLLSNTPLQINVDFLHMSSHDAKNTSIDHLKRFYHQFKEVKDKFYDGLIITGAPIEQLRFEEVDYWEELQEIFKWSKTHVFSTFHICWGAQAGLYYHHKINKYSLDQKLSGIFAHDVLTPTWSILKGFDDVFFAPHSRYTGVKKSDIDQTESLEVLVESEEAGLFLVGNKNNRAFYAMGHLEYDRETLQQEFERDQHKGIEPKLPKNYFPNNNRSEVPQLRWHMAASLLFSNWLNYAVYQNTPYDLTDLLEVGKY; from the coding sequence ATGCCGATTCGCGTTCCAAAAGAGCTACCAGCTATTAAAGTATTAGAAAAAGAGAAAATATTTGTAATGGACGAAGATCGCGCCATGCACCAAGATATTCGTCCTTTAGAAATTTTGATTCTAAATTTAATGCCTAAAAAAGATGAAACGGAAGTTCAGCTTCTGAGACTATTAAGTAATACGCCTTTACAAATAAATGTTGATTTTTTGCATATGAGTAGTCACGACGCAAAAAATACATCTATTGATCACTTGAAACGTTTTTATCATCAATTTAAGGAAGTAAAGGATAAATTTTATGATGGTTTGATTATTACTGGCGCACCGATCGAGCAATTGCGTTTTGAAGAAGTTGATTATTGGGAAGAATTGCAAGAAATTTTTAAATGGAGTAAAACTCATGTGTTTTCAACGTTCCATATTTGTTGGGGAGCACAAGCTGGGTTATATTATCATCATAAAATCAATAAATATTCGCTAGACCAAAAACTATCAGGAATATTTGCACATGATGTTTTAACACCGACCTGGAGTATTTTAAAGGGATTTGATGATGTCTTTTTTGCGCCACATTCTAGATATACAGGGGTTAAAAAGAGCGATATAGATCAGACTGAGTCGTTAGAAGTTTTAGTTGAATCGGAAGAAGCAGGGCTTTTTTTAGTTGGAAATAAAAATAATCGTGCTTTTTATGCGATGGGGCATTTAGAATATGATCGTGAAACATTACAACAAGAATTTGAGCGTGATCAACATAAAGGGATAGAGCCTAAGCTACCTAAGAATTATTTCCCGAACAATAACAGAAGTGAGGTGCCACAGCTCCGTTGGCATATGGCTGCATCATTGTTATTTTCTAATTGGCTAAATTATGCAGTTTATCAAAACACACCATATGATTTAACTGATTTACTCGAAGTCGGGAAATATTAA
- the perR gene encoding peroxide-responsive transcriptional repressor PerR yields the protein MDNVLVKNALEELKEANIRITPQRYAILEYLIENHSHPTADEIYRSLEDRFPNMSVATVYNNLRLFTDIGFVQEMNYGDASSRFDFSSKKHYHAICQNCGKIVDFHYPGLEDVEMAASKLTGFEINEHRLELYGLCPDCQKAKKE from the coding sequence ATGGATAACGTATTGGTAAAGAATGCACTGGAAGAATTAAAAGAAGCCAATATTCGTATTACTCCTCAAAGATATGCAATCTTGGAATATCTAATTGAGAATCATAGCCATCCAACAGCTGATGAAATTTATCGTTCACTAGAAGATCGTTTTCCAAATATGAGTGTTGCGACTGTTTACAATAATTTACGTTTGTTTACTGATATTGGTTTTGTTCAGGAAATGAATTATGGTGATGCATCTAGCCGATTTGACTTTAGTTCAAAAAAACACTATCATGCAATCTGCCAAAATTGTGGCAAAATTGTGGATTTCCATTATCCAGGATTGGAAGATGTAGAGATGGCAGCAAGTAAATTGACTGGTTTTGAAATCAACGAACACCGACTAGAATTATATGGATTATGTCCTGATTGTCAAAAAGCCAAAAAAGAATGA